A window from Leptothermofonsia sichuanensis E412 encodes these proteins:
- a CDS encoding Stp1/IreP family PP2C-type Ser/Thr phosphatase yields MKLFFTGQTDVGLLRSVNQDAYYIDPDGRFFIVADGMGGHAGGQEASRIATQAIQTFLHNQWYSVKSSERLLEEAFLMANQAILQDQYYHPERADMGTTAVVAIFREEQPWCAHVGDSRLYRLRGSRLEQITEDHTLVARLMKYGEITPDQARVHPLRHVLAQCLGREDLQEISIQPFHVQPGDRLLLCSDGLTEELSDQLIASHLKSIRACDKAATALINAAKDRGGRDNITVVIVAIDRLTREG; encoded by the coding sequence ATGAAGCTTTTTTTTACGGGACAAACAGATGTAGGGCTTTTGCGTTCTGTGAATCAGGACGCCTATTATATTGACCCGGATGGGCGCTTCTTTATCGTGGCGGACGGGATGGGGGGGCATGCCGGTGGGCAAGAAGCCAGTCGAATTGCGACCCAGGCAATCCAAACCTTTCTGCACAACCAATGGTATTCTGTAAAATCTTCCGAGAGGTTATTAGAGGAAGCATTCCTCATGGCGAACCAGGCAATTTTGCAAGACCAGTATTACCACCCGGAACGGGCTGATATGGGGACAACTGCCGTCGTGGCAATTTTTCGGGAGGAACAACCCTGGTGCGCCCATGTGGGCGATTCCCGTCTCTACCGGCTGCGTGGTTCCAGGTTGGAGCAAATTACAGAAGATCACACCCTGGTTGCCCGATTGATGAAATATGGGGAAATCACTCCTGACCAGGCACGAGTTCACCCGCTCAGGCATGTGCTGGCACAATGTCTGGGACGAGAGGATTTGCAAGAGATTTCGATTCAACCCTTCCATGTACAACCGGGCGATCGCCTCTTGCTCTGTAGCGATGGCTTGACTGAAGAACTTTCTGACCAGCTCATTGCCTCCCATCTCAAATCCATTCGTGCCTGTGACAAAGCCGCCACTGCCCTGATTAACGCTGCCAAAGACCGGGGTGGACGGGATAACATTACCGTCGTCATCGTTGCGATCGATCGCCTGACGCGAGAGGGCTGA
- a CDS encoding ABC1 kinase family protein, with translation MSVFSRDSDPPSQSVEPLERTDVPSGSGVDAEDEPWDNNLPNNGEADSLTLVFETPDSFAPGDEAENLVKEASRHRYFSEEAVSHHYEQTLQSNRWVTPEEPASTEYRSKAKSYGGKAYRWNRSNYSRQRRFLDIWGFVWAFLFALWLYQKPWSYPGGITEEKQAKRRRAIAVWIRETFLDLGPTFIKVGQLFSTRADLFPTEYVEELSKLQDKVPAFDYEQVKAIVEEEMGKPIQTLYRNFDPIPIAAASLGQVHRAQLHSGEEVVVKVQRPGLLKLFAIDLAILKGIARYFQNHPDWGRGRDWLGIYDECCRILYQEVDYLNEGRNADTFRRNFRNEDWVNVPRVYWRYASPRVLTLEYLPGIKISHYEALEAAGLDRKALARMGARAYLQQLLNDGFFHADPHPGNIAVSPDGSLIFYDFGMMGQVKPVTREKLMDLFFGIAQKDGDRVVAALIELGALASTDDMGPVRRSVQFMLDNFMDKPFESQSVSEISDDLYEIAYGQPFRFPATFTFVMRAFSTLEGVGKGLDPEFNFMEVAKPFAMRLMTNGNPSSEAGNLLGELSRQAAQVSSTALGLPRRIEETLDKLERGDLRVRVRSIETDRILRRMNGVNMGTNYTLLVCTFTLSATIILATGHGWLALVPAIAAIGFAIVLIRLMIRLERSDRTP, from the coding sequence GTGTCTGTTTTTTCTCGCGACTCTGACCCCCCCAGTCAATCGGTAGAGCCATTAGAGCGCACAGATGTGCCTTCTGGCTCAGGTGTTGATGCAGAGGATGAACCCTGGGACAACAACCTGCCCAACAACGGGGAGGCAGATTCTTTAACCTTAGTGTTTGAGACTCCAGACAGTTTCGCCCCTGGGGACGAAGCGGAAAACTTGGTCAAGGAAGCCTCCCGTCATCGTTACTTCTCAGAGGAAGCGGTGTCTCACCACTATGAGCAGACCTTACAATCTAATCGCTGGGTAACGCCAGAAGAGCCTGCCAGCACTGAGTATCGTTCTAAAGCGAAATCCTATGGGGGCAAGGCTTATCGCTGGAACCGCAGCAATTACTCGCGTCAACGCCGATTTCTGGATATCTGGGGATTTGTCTGGGCATTTTTGTTTGCCCTCTGGCTTTACCAGAAGCCCTGGAGCTATCCCGGCGGCATCACGGAGGAAAAGCAGGCAAAACGGCGGCGGGCGATCGCGGTTTGGATACGGGAAACTTTCCTTGATCTGGGGCCGACCTTCATTAAAGTCGGGCAGTTGTTCTCGACCCGTGCCGATCTGTTTCCCACGGAATATGTCGAAGAACTCTCAAAACTTCAGGATAAGGTACCGGCTTTTGACTATGAGCAGGTGAAGGCGATCGTCGAAGAGGAAATGGGAAAACCCATTCAAACCCTTTATCGCAACTTTGATCCCATTCCTATCGCCGCTGCCAGCCTGGGACAGGTGCATCGGGCACAGCTTCATTCGGGTGAAGAGGTTGTGGTCAAAGTTCAGCGCCCTGGTTTGTTAAAGCTGTTTGCGATTGACTTAGCCATTTTGAAAGGGATTGCTCGCTATTTTCAGAATCATCCTGACTGGGGCAGGGGGCGAGACTGGTTAGGGATCTATGACGAGTGCTGCCGCATTCTCTATCAGGAGGTGGACTACCTCAATGAAGGACGTAATGCCGACACCTTCCGGCGGAATTTTCGCAACGAAGACTGGGTCAATGTACCCAGGGTCTACTGGCGCTATGCCTCTCCCAGAGTCCTGACGTTAGAATATCTCCCAGGCATCAAGATCAGCCACTACGAAGCACTGGAAGCAGCCGGGCTAGATCGCAAAGCCCTGGCCCGTATGGGTGCCAGAGCTTATCTGCAACAACTCCTGAATGATGGGTTCTTCCATGCCGACCCGCATCCCGGCAATATTGCCGTCAGCCCAGATGGGTCGCTGATTTTCTATGACTTTGGCATGATGGGTCAGGTCAAACCAGTGACCCGCGAAAAACTGATGGATCTGTTTTTTGGCATTGCCCAGAAGGATGGCGATCGCGTCGTGGCTGCTTTGATTGAACTGGGTGCGCTGGCATCGACAGACGATATGGGACCGGTGCGCCGTTCTGTCCAGTTCATGCTGGATAATTTTATGGACAAGCCGTTTGAATCTCAATCGGTGAGTGAGATCAGCGATGATCTGTACGAAATTGCCTATGGTCAGCCGTTCCGGTTTCCAGCGACGTTCACCTTCGTGATGCGCGCATTTTCTACACTGGAAGGAGTCGGGAAGGGGTTAGACCCTGAGTTTAACTTTATGGAGGTTGCAAAGCCGTTTGCAATGCGACTTATGACGAATGGAAATCCTTCATCAGAAGCCGGTAATCTTCTGGGTGAACTGAGTCGTCAGGCCGCCCAGGTCAGTAGCACGGCTCTGGGGTTACCACGCCGGATCGAGGAAACCCTTGATAAACTGGAACGAGGTGATCTGCGAGTACGGGTCCGCTCAATTGAAACGGACCGGATATTACGCCGCATGAATGGCGTTAATATGGGGACTAACTATACCCTGCTGGTTTGTACGTTCACCCTGTCAGCAACGATCATCCTGGCAACAGGGCATGGTTGGCTGGCTTTAGTACCGGCGATCGCAGCCATTGGTTTTGCGATCGTGCTGATTCGTCTTATGATTCGTCTTGAACGTTCAGACCGTACTCCGTAA
- a CDS encoding DUF6825 family protein has product MSNPLVHAFFVGRALSEALYEQAEKALTNTLSELGKLDAELRENLHQFTADVIARASRAEEEAMRGRNAGTTVQSDRESADLQAMIDDLRAEIAQLRSELKRYRSNQTA; this is encoded by the coding sequence ATGAGTAATCCTCTGGTTCATGCCTTCTTTGTGGGCAGAGCGCTATCCGAAGCGCTGTATGAGCAGGCAGAAAAAGCATTAACAAATACGCTCAGTGAGCTTGGAAAGCTTGATGCAGAGTTGCGAGAGAACCTGCACCAGTTTACAGCAGACGTCATTGCTCGAGCCAGCCGGGCAGAGGAAGAAGCCATGCGTGGGCGTAACGCAGGCACAACCGTCCAGAGCGATCGCGAATCGGCAGATTTGCAAGCCATGATCGATGATTTACGGGCAGAAATTGCCCAACTGCGCTCCGAGTTGAAGCGCTACCGCAGCAATCAAACCGCCTGA
- a CDS encoding serine/threonine protein kinase, giving the protein MNLTTGTTLQNGKYALSNSLGQGDLGLTLKATQTSLSQSVVLKTIRPSPKVPVDFACLRQHFLESVQRFAQCQHPGLVRLVDLFEESGVPFAVMDYVAGESLADQVQPRHPMAEAEAVQYIRQVGSALTALHRNGLVHQDVKPENLIHPAGTDFVVLVDYRILHHAALGISEPPTALSNTAFAAIEQYQPPAKLTPATDIYALAATLYFLVTGRQPMAANQRLKSPLASPRKLQPNLSLELETAILSGMELNPQKRPQTIAAWFSLLPGSVPLAPVHLSTSTEATSAIAAPAAEEGTANGKLQNTLPLTSSAAQPPAPAQITRASQPELSHSSPQIMPARSRLPHAMVVTGIIAASCGLGLGLSLRLSAVSGIGPKIFNTKQTFPPLENWPQVAEPATTPLTTLPEVLPSQESPPPPPQPRAVAPSPSPLPETSPVPAPSVEPSPAPEPAASVMPSPAPEPVPQPTLPTQSAPGLPPSVAPEPSPPLN; this is encoded by the coding sequence ATGAATCTGACCACTGGCACCACCTTGCAAAATGGTAAATATGCCCTCAGTAACAGTTTGGGGCAGGGTGACCTGGGGCTGACTCTGAAGGCGACTCAGACATCCCTGAGTCAATCTGTGGTTCTCAAAACGATCAGGCCATCCCCAAAGGTTCCTGTCGATTTTGCCTGCTTAAGACAGCACTTTCTGGAATCGGTACAGCGCTTTGCCCAGTGCCAGCATCCTGGGCTGGTCAGACTGGTCGATCTGTTTGAAGAATCTGGTGTTCCCTTTGCTGTGATGGACTATGTCGCTGGGGAGTCTCTGGCAGATCAGGTTCAACCCCGGCATCCGATGGCTGAGGCTGAGGCCGTTCAATACATTCGCCAGGTGGGTTCTGCGCTCACTGCCCTGCATCGAAATGGTCTGGTGCATCAGGATGTTAAGCCTGAAAACCTGATTCATCCTGCGGGGACTGATTTTGTGGTTCTGGTCGATTACAGAATCCTGCACCATGCCGCCTTAGGTATTTCTGAACCTCCAACGGCTTTATCTAATACAGCTTTTGCCGCGATCGAGCAATACCAGCCACCAGCAAAACTCACCCCAGCAACCGATATTTATGCCCTGGCAGCCACGCTGTACTTTCTGGTGACCGGTCGTCAGCCAATGGCAGCAAATCAACGCCTGAAGTCCCCCCTCGCCTCGCCGCGTAAGCTACAACCAAATCTGAGTCTGGAACTGGAAACTGCTATTTTAAGTGGCATGGAGTTGAATCCTCAGAAACGCCCCCAGACAATCGCAGCCTGGTTTTCGCTCCTTCCTGGGAGTGTCCCTCTGGCTCCGGTCCACCTTTCTACCAGTACAGAAGCCACGTCTGCGATCGCGGCACCTGCCGCTGAAGAAGGGACTGCCAATGGAAAACTCCAGAACACCCTGCCACTCACTTCCTCAGCAGCTCAACCACCAGCTCCGGCGCAGATCACCCGTGCCTCCCAGCCTGAACTGTCCCATTCATCCCCTCAGATAATGCCTGCCAGGAGCCGTCTACCCCATGCAATGGTCGTCACCGGAATTATTGCAGCTTCCTGTGGTTTGGGTCTGGGGTTATCCCTGCGTTTGAGTGCTGTTAGTGGGATTGGTCCCAAAATCTTCAATACCAAGCAAACCTTTCCTCCCCTTGAGAATTGGCCCCAGGTTGCCGAACCAGCTACGACGCCCCTGACAACCTTGCCCGAAGTCCTTCCTTCGCAGGAAAGTCCCCCACCTCCGCCCCAACCCAGAGCTGTGGCACCCTCTCCTTCTCCTTTACCGGAAACCAGTCCGGTGCCAGCCCCCAGTGTTGAACCTTCTCCTGCCCCGGAACCCGCCGCTTCTGTCATGCCTTCCCCTGCTCCAGAACCCGTCCCTCAACCCACTCTCCCCACTCAATCCGCACCCGGACTGCCTCCTTCTGTTGCTCCAGAACCTTCACCTCCCTTGAACTGA